The Ziziphus jujuba cultivar Dongzao chromosome 7, ASM3175591v1 genome includes a region encoding these proteins:
- the LOC107406068 gene encoding protein S-acyltransferase 10 isoform X2: MLSLSRLMESNNGPLLPHSSLSFRSRYTAIYLLLFVSTLIQYFITSGSSPGYVLDAMRAVNESNTIFRRTSVASKQPASSKNGSVVVTMDSGQSGRSVLGSTATSWTKLVMDLHPPGTSVRSLSCSYCNVEQPPRAKHCHDCDKCVLQFDHHCVWLGTCIGQGNHCKFWWYICEETALCLWTGILYITYLKTNISRAWWKSAIMILLLVILSISLIFLLLLLLFHSYLVLTNQTTFELVRRRRIPYLRGIPERVYPFSKGICKNLYNFCCVRGNEYSLEALPTAQELEEKSRPYTCLDVITCRCC, encoded by the exons ATGCTGTCCCTCTCGAGACTCATGGAATCGAACAATGGACCGTTGCTACCGCATAGTTCCTTGTCTTTCAGATCCCG GTACACTGCTATATATTTGCTTCTTTTTGTTTCCACGTTGATTCAATACTTTATTACCTCCGGTTCATCTCCCGG ttaTGTCCTTGATGCAATGAGGGCTGTCAATGAATCAAATACAATATTTAGGAGGACTTCAGTTGCCTCAAA ACAGCCTGCTTCAAGCAAAAATGGAAGTGTGGTTGTGACTATGGACTCCGGTCAGTCTGGAAGAAGTGTTCTAGGAAGTACTGCAACTTCTTGGACAAAGCTGGTGATGGACTTGCACCCTCCTGGAACATCTGTTAG AAGTTTGAGTTGCTCCTACTGTAACGTTGAACAG CCTCCACGAGCTAAGCATTGTCATGATTGTGATAAATGTGTCCTTCAGTTTGATCATCATTGCGTTTGGCTTGGTACATGCATTGGCCAGGGTAATCATTGTAAATTTTG GTGGTATATCTGTGAAGAGACAGCTTTATGCCTCTGGACTGGAATCTTGTACATCACCTACCTGAAGACAAACATATCAAGGGCTTG GTGGAAGAGTGCAATCATGATATTGTTGTTGGTTATTCTGTCAATTTCCCTGATCTTTCTGCTTCTCCTGCTACTATTTCATAG CTATCTTGTCCTTACGAACCAAACTACCTTTGAGCTCGTACGGCGTAGACGCATCCCCTACCTTCG CGGAATTCCGGAGAGGGTGTATCCTTTTAGTAAAGGAATATGCAAAAACTTGTACAACTTCTGCTGTGTACGAGGTAATGAATACAGTTTGGAAGCTCTGCCTACAGCTCAGGAACTCGAAGAAAAATCGAGACCCTACACATGTTTAGATGTCATAACCTGTCGTTGTTGCTGA
- the LOC107406068 gene encoding protein S-acyltransferase 10 isoform X1: protein MTITSICCPSRDSWNRTMDRCYRIVPCLSDPARRSALGLKFALMMLHLIYGGVLFLFDGDLIEKTKTEPWYTAIYLLLFVSTLIQYFITSGSSPGYVLDAMRAVNESNTIFRRTSVASKQPASSKNGSVVVTMDSGQSGRSVLGSTATSWTKLVMDLHPPGTSVRSLSCSYCNVEQPPRAKHCHDCDKCVLQFDHHCVWLGTCIGQGNHCKFWWYICEETALCLWTGILYITYLKTNISRAWWKSAIMILLLVILSISLIFLLLLLLFHSYLVLTNQTTFELVRRRRIPYLRGIPERVYPFSKGICKNLYNFCCVRGNEYSLEALPTAQELEEKSRPYTCLDVITCRCC from the exons ATGACGATCACAAGCATATGCTGTCCCTCTCGAGACTCATGGAATCGAACAATGGACCGTTGCTACCGCATAGTTCCTTGTCTTTCAGATCCCG CTCGAAGATCTGCCTTGGGTTTGAAATTTGCTTTGATGATGCTTCATCTGATATATGGGggtgttctttttttatttgatggAGATTTGATAGAGAAAACTAAAACAGAACCATG GTACACTGCTATATATTTGCTTCTTTTTGTTTCCACGTTGATTCAATACTTTATTACCTCCGGTTCATCTCCCGG ttaTGTCCTTGATGCAATGAGGGCTGTCAATGAATCAAATACAATATTTAGGAGGACTTCAGTTGCCTCAAA ACAGCCTGCTTCAAGCAAAAATGGAAGTGTGGTTGTGACTATGGACTCCGGTCAGTCTGGAAGAAGTGTTCTAGGAAGTACTGCAACTTCTTGGACAAAGCTGGTGATGGACTTGCACCCTCCTGGAACATCTGTTAG AAGTTTGAGTTGCTCCTACTGTAACGTTGAACAG CCTCCACGAGCTAAGCATTGTCATGATTGTGATAAATGTGTCCTTCAGTTTGATCATCATTGCGTTTGGCTTGGTACATGCATTGGCCAGGGTAATCATTGTAAATTTTG GTGGTATATCTGTGAAGAGACAGCTTTATGCCTCTGGACTGGAATCTTGTACATCACCTACCTGAAGACAAACATATCAAGGGCTTG GTGGAAGAGTGCAATCATGATATTGTTGTTGGTTATTCTGTCAATTTCCCTGATCTTTCTGCTTCTCCTGCTACTATTTCATAG CTATCTTGTCCTTACGAACCAAACTACCTTTGAGCTCGTACGGCGTAGACGCATCCCCTACCTTCG CGGAATTCCGGAGAGGGTGTATCCTTTTAGTAAAGGAATATGCAAAAACTTGTACAACTTCTGCTGTGTACGAGGTAATGAATACAGTTTGGAAGCTCTGCCTACAGCTCAGGAACTCGAAGAAAAATCGAGACCCTACACATGTTTAGATGTCATAACCTGTCGTTGTTGCTGA
- the LOC107424292 gene encoding lysine histidine transporter-like 8, with the protein MSTPNEISSAPITPRPADKPPVSCPPSQYHSASMTRSPLLSGEQGGEGAPKSKTPKTPRTPLTSLTPRFMTPLGSPVRKALRATRFDPQDAWLPITESRNGNKYYAAFHTLCSGIGIQALVLPVALTILGWSWGVITFTLGFIWQLYTLWILIQLHESVETGIRYNRYLQLFGFTFGERAANWLAVFPIMYLSGGTCVALIIIGGSTAKTFFQTVCGPECAKQLTAIEWYLVFTCAAVVLSQLPNLNSIAGISLVGAITAVGYCTIIWGVSVAEGRLPGVSYNPIKAGTQIEQIFSVLNALGIIAFAFRGHNLILEIQATMPSSEKHPSRVPMWQGVKVSYTIIAACLFPIAIGGYWAYGHMIPSGGMLQAFFRFQAGNVSSFVIGMTCLFVVVNALSSFQIYAMPMFDHIESKYTSRFKKPLPWWLRAVTRAVFGFSCFFFGIAIPFLGSIAGLVGGIALPVPMAYPCFMWLKIKKPKTYSPMWWLNWFLGLLGMGLSAILIAAGIYVIIDTGIEVSFFKPH; encoded by the exons ATGAGTACCCCAAATGAGATTAGTTCGGCTCCGATAACGCCAAGGCCGGCAGACAAACCTCCGGTGTCATGTCCACCGTCTCAGTATCATTCGGCATCCATGACTAGGTCACCGCTCCTTAGTGGTGAGCAAGGTGGTGAAGGTGCTCCCAAGAGCAAGACCCCAAAGACACCAAGAACACCACTGACATCTCTGACTCCAAGGTTTATGACTCCCTTGGGTAGCCCTGTAAGGAAGGCTCTGAGAGCCACAAGGTTTGATCCTCAGGACGCTTGGTTACCCATCACGGAGTCTAGAAATGGTAACAAATACTATGCCGCTTTTCACACTCTTTGCTCTGGTATTGGTATTCAGGCTCTCGTACTTCCTGTGGCCCTCACAATTCTTGGCTG GTCATGGGGAGTAATCACCTTCACACTCGGCTTCATATGGCAGCTATATACCTTATGGATACTCATTCAACTCCATGAATCTGTCGAAACTGGAATCAGATACAACAGATACCTCCAACTCTTCGGTTTCACCTTCG GTGAAAGAGCAGCAAATTGGCTAGCTGTGTTCCCGATCATGTACCTATCAGGAGGTACGTGTGTGGCTCTGATCATCATTGGTGGATCAACGGCCAAGACTTTCTTTCAGACTGTATGTGGGCCCGAATGCGCCAAGCAACTGACTGCCATAGAATGGTACTTGGTGTTTACATGTGCCGCTGTGGTACTATCTCAGCTGCCTAACTTGAATTCCATCGCCGGAATATCATTGGTGGGTGCTATCACCGCAGTTGGGTACTGTACCATCATTTGGGGTGTGTCTGTTGCTGAGGGAAGGCTTCCTGGGGTTTCCTATAATCCTATCAAGGCTGGAACTCAGATTGAACAGATTTTCAGTGTGCTTAATGCGCTTGGGATTATTGCTTTCGCTTTTAGAGGCCACAATCTTATCCTTGAGATTCAG GCGACCATGCCATCAAGTGAGAAGCATCCATCACGTGTGCCAATGTGGCAGGGAGTGAAGGTTTCATACACCATCATAGCAGCTTGTTTATTCCCCATTGCTATTGGAGGCTATTGGGCTTATGGCCACATG aTACCATCAGGAGGAATGCTACAAGCTTTCTTCCGATTTCAAGCGGGTAACGTGTCAAGTTTTGTGATTGGTATGACATGCTTGTTCGTGGTTGTTAACGCCTTGAGTTCCTTCCAAATTTATGCCATGCCGATGTTCGACCACATAGAGTCCAAGTACACCAGCAGGTTTAAGAAGCCATTGCCATGGTGGCTGAGAGCCGTAACCAGGGCTGTGTTTGGCTTCAGCTGCTTCTTCTTCGGCATTGCCATTCCTTTCTTGGGAAGCATTGCTGGTTTGGTTGGAGGGATCGCATTGCCTGTCCCCATGGCCTACCCTTGTTTCATGTGGCTCAAGATCAAGAAGCCCAAAACCTACAGCCCAATGTGGTGGCTCAACTGGTTCCTCGGTCTTTTGGGCATGGGCCTCAGTGCCATCTTAATCGCCGCCGGTATCTATGTTATCATTGACACCGGTATTGAAGTCAGCTTCTTCAAGCCCCATTAA